In Papaver somniferum cultivar HN1 chromosome 1, ASM357369v1, whole genome shotgun sequence, a genomic segment contains:
- the LOC113358575 gene encoding protein NRT1/ PTR FAMILY 5.10-like, which translates to MATTAAGHDDEPLPDTIYVQGMVNFHGEKINHNGGFGGWKSVVRVITVGSIDSFIFYGMASNLISLLTTKLGQSTATAAVNINAWSGFVYLLPLLTSFVADSYLGRFRTILFSLLIYISGLVLLTLYTSLQSASCSKNAKYIISCSSPSTLQLFFCFSSLYLVGIGIAVCKTCAPAFGADQFDELNPGESKSKSSFFNWWQIGLSVGASSSHLVLNYIQDNLGWGLAFGISCITMVTTLIVFLSGTKSYRYILKSDHKEKKETLSNIFKVILPLLPLWIICLMYTVVDAQNVTFFTKQGSTMDRTTGQPDFKIPAAAVQSLIGLSIILFTTLYDRAFVPFAQAFTGKPNGITTLQRIGGGIVISAISMVIAAIVEHRRLRIALESGLIADKTATIPMAVWWLVPQYVLSGLAIVFTSVGLLEFFYDEVPNELRSVGLSLYSTIFGVGSLLSGLLISVIQKATSAGGEYGWFANNINQGHLDYFYWLLAGLDLVGFVAFLCFSKFYVYKRKAPM; encoded by the exons ATGGCAACTACAGCAGCTGGTCATGATGACGAGCCGTTGCCAGATACAATATATGTTCAAGGCATGGTGAATTTCCATGGAGAAAAGATCAACCATAATGGTGGATTTGGTGGATGGAAATCTGTTGTTCGGGTTATTACAGTTGGTAGCATTGATTCGTTCATCTTTTATGGAATGGCTTCTAACCTTATTAGTTTGTTAACTACAAAATTAGGACAATCTACTGCAACAGCTGCAGTGAATATCAATGCTTGGTCCGGTTTCGTGTATCTGCTCCCGTTATTGACTTCATTTGTTGCTGATTCTTATCTTGGCAGATTTCGTACCATCTTATTCTCCTTACTCATCTATATATCG GGGCTTGTGTTGTTAACTCTATATACTTCATTACAATCAGCTTCCTGTTCTAAGAACGCCAAATATATCATCTCCTGCTCTTCTCCTTCTACCTTGCAACTTTTCTTCTGCTTCTCATCTTTGTATCTAGTCGGAATTGGGATCGCCGTATGCAAGACCTGTGCACCAGCTTTTGGTGCAGATCAATTTGACGAGCTAAATCCTGGCGAATCCAAGTCCAAGAGTTCATTCTTTAATTGGTGGCAAATCGGACTATCTGTTGGAGCTAGTAGTTCTCACTTGGTATTGAACTATATCCAAGACAATTTGGGTTGGGGACTTGCATTTGGCATTTCATGCATCACAATGGTAACAACGCTAATTGTTTTCTTGTCCGGAACTAAATCTTATCGCTATATTTTGAAAAGTGACCACAAAGAGAAAAAGGAGACGCTTTCTAATATTTTTAAGGTTATACTGCCGCTGCTTCCACTATGGATTATATGTTTGATGTATACAGTAGTGGATGCTCAAAATGTTACCTTCTTTACTAAGCAAGGGAGCACTATGGACAGAACGACTGGTCAACCAGACTTTAAGATACCTGCAGCTGCAGTTCAGTCCTTGATTGGTTTATCCATTATTCTGTTCACAACATTGTATGACCGTGCATTTGTTCCGTTTGCTCAAGCTTTTACTGGCAAACCTAATGGCATAACCACACTTCAGAGAATTGGTGGTGGCATAGTTATTTCTGCCATATCCATGGTCATAGCAGCTATAGTGGAGCATCGAAGGCTTCGAATCGCTTTAGAATCCGGGTTGATTGCTGATAAAACGGCAACAATTCCTATGGCTGTCTGGTGGTTGGTTCCGCAGTACGTCTTGTCCGGTCTTGCTATTGTATTCACTTCTGTTGGTCTACTAGAGTTTTTCTATGATGAAGTTCCTAATGAGCTAAGAAGTGTGGGTCTTTCGCTTTACTCTACCATATTTGGCGTAGGAAGCTTACTCAGTGGCTTACTTATATCGGTTATTCAGAAGGCAACTAGTGCAGGTGGTGAATATGGATGGTTTGCAAACAACATTAACCAAGGTCATTTAGATTACTTTTACTGGTTACTAGCTGGACTTGACCTGGTAGGGTTTGTTGCATTCTTATGCTTCTCAAAATTTTATGTATATAAACGAAAAGCTCCAATGTAG